The genomic interval GCAATGGTGCTGTGCGCTTTAGCACGGTTGTTACGGTCGATCAGCAGGTTACCGGTAAGCCAGTACAGCTGACCAAAAAACGGGATCCACAGCAGGCTTTTTTTCCCCACCGTCACGGTCGGTGGAAGCACGATATTCGAGGCCGTTACCATATCGTAATTGTTCTGATGGTTAGCGATATAGATGGCGTTACCGAAATTCTCCGCCCCTTCAGGCAGACGTTTTTCAACCTTCAGACCAAATAGCGGCGCAAGACGCCCGAACATATGGCCAAAGGTGGCAACATGCTTCGGATTACGCGGGCTGAACAGGCAATAAATAGAACCGAAAATACAGACCAGAATGCAGTAGATAACGGTAAGAATAAGACGAACAATATATAGCATAGCGACCTCTGAAGCCCCAACAGCTGACAATTATACTTCACCTGTGGCCAGGTAAGGACTTTATTACGAGCGCGTATTGTTAATCGCAACGCATGAATTAACAACGATTTTACGGGAAATTTTATTGAAATTCCCCCTCCGGACAGAGGGGGATATCACGGCATTACTCTTCGCTGTCACCCGCGGTGCTTCGTGCAGGAGAGTCAATCTCCACGCGGTCGATGCGCTGCAGGCCGCGCATCAGCGAGCCGCGGCGACCGCGCTCACCCACCACTTTCTGCAGCTCTTCCGGACGCAGTTTAATCTTACGCTTGCCGACGTGAATGGTCAGCGTGCTCTGCGGCGGCAGAAGGAAGAGGTGCGCCAGGCCATCTTCGCCTTTCGCGGCCTCCGCCGACGGGATGTTGATGATCTTGTTGCCCTTGCCTTTTGACAGCTCCGGCAGATCGCTGACCGGGAACATCAGCATACGTCCGGCGGTAGTGATCGCCAGCAGCATGTCGCTTTCGTTCTCAATCACCAGCGGCGCCATCACGTGGGCGTTGTCCGGCAGGCTGATCAGCGCCTTACCGGCACGGTTACGGGAGACAAGATCGTTGAAGGTACAGATAAAGCCATAGCCCGCATCGGACGCCAGCAGCAGTTTCTGGTCATCGGCCTCCATCAGCATATGGTCAACCGTCGCCCCCGGCGGCAGCGTCAGCTTGCCGGTTAGCGGCTCGCCCTGCCCGCGCGCGGAAGGTAGCGTAATCGGGTCGATGGCATAGCTGCGGCCAGTGGAGTCGATAAACGCCACCGGCTGGTTGCTCTTACCTTTCACCGCCGCTTTGAAGCTGTCGCCCGCTTTGTAGCTCAGCCCCGGCGCGTCGATATCGTGGCCTTTGGCGCTACGCACCCAGCCGCTCTGCGACAGAACAATGGTCACCGGCTCGGACGGCTGCATGTCGTGCTCGTTCATCGCCTTCGCTTCTTCGCGCTCGTGCAGCGGAGAACGACGGTCGTCGCCGAAGGCATCGGCATCGGCCTGCAGCTCTTTCTTCAGCAGGGTATTCATCTTGCGCTCGGACGCGAGGATCGCCTGCAGCTGATCGCGCTCTTTTTCCAGCTCGTTCTGCTCGCCGCGGATTTTCATCTCTTCCAGTTTGGCGAGATGGCGCAGCTTCAGTTCGAGGATGGCTTCAGCCTGGGTT from Enterobacter sp. JBIWA008 carries:
- the plsC gene encoding 1-acylglycerol-3-phosphate O-acyltransferase yields the protein MLYIVRLILTVIYCILVCIFGSIYCLFSPRNPKHVATFGHMFGRLAPLFGLKVEKRLPEGAENFGNAIYIANHQNNYDMVTASNIVLPPTVTVGKKSLLWIPFFGQLYWLTGNLLIDRNNRAKAHSTIAEVVNHFKKRRISIWMFPEGTRSRGRGLLPFKTGAFHAAIAAGVPIIPVCVSNTSNKINLNRLNNGLVIVEMLPPVDTSKYGKDQVRELAAHCRELMAQHIAQLDKEVAEREAAGKI